A window of the Microbacterium sp. AZCO genome harbors these coding sequences:
- a CDS encoding LLM class flavin-dependent oxidoreductase, with protein sequence MQFGIFSVSDITEDPTNGHTPSEAEKIRAAVTIATHAEEVGLDVYAVGEHHNPPFWSSSPTTTLAYIAAQTERLLLSTATTLITTNDPVKIAEDFAMLQHLSGGRADLMIGRGNTGPVYPWFGQDIRQGLPLAIENYNLLHRLWREDVVDWEGKFRTPLQGFTSTPRPLDGVAPFVWHGSIRTPEIAEQAAYYGDGFFANNIFWPKEHYQRLISLYRQRYAHYGHGTPEQAIVGLGGQVFMAAKSQDAVTQFRPYFDNAPVYGHGPSLEDFSEMTPLTVGSPQQVIDRYASMRDYYGDYQRQLFLVDHAGLPLKTVLEQLDILGGEVVPVLRKELAKNRPAEVPDAPTHANLVAKAYNGEAPREARPNANRGDNLTVGSPYQDTPAPAGASFGLSRKEA encoded by the coding sequence ATGCAGTTCGGCATCTTCTCGGTGAGCGACATCACCGAGGACCCGACCAACGGGCACACCCCGAGTGAGGCGGAGAAGATCCGCGCGGCGGTGACCATCGCCACGCACGCGGAGGAGGTCGGCCTCGACGTCTACGCCGTCGGCGAGCACCACAACCCGCCGTTCTGGTCGTCGTCCCCCACGACGACGCTCGCCTACATCGCGGCGCAGACCGAGCGTCTCCTCCTCTCGACCGCGACGACCCTCATCACGACGAACGACCCGGTGAAGATCGCCGAGGACTTCGCGATGCTGCAGCACCTCTCGGGCGGCCGCGCCGACCTCATGATCGGCCGCGGCAACACCGGCCCGGTGTACCCCTGGTTCGGGCAGGACATCCGCCAGGGCCTGCCGCTCGCGATCGAGAACTACAACCTGCTGCACCGCCTGTGGCGCGAGGACGTCGTGGACTGGGAGGGCAAGTTCCGCACGCCGCTGCAGGGCTTCACCTCGACCCCGCGTCCCCTCGACGGCGTCGCGCCCTTCGTGTGGCACGGCTCGATCCGCACGCCCGAGATCGCCGAGCAGGCCGCGTACTACGGCGACGGCTTCTTCGCGAACAACATCTTCTGGCCCAAGGAGCACTACCAGCGGCTCATCTCGCTGTACCGCCAGCGCTACGCGCACTACGGCCACGGCACCCCCGAGCAGGCGATCGTCGGCCTCGGCGGGCAGGTGTTCATGGCGGCGAAGTCGCAGGATGCCGTCACGCAGTTCCGCCCGTACTTCGACAACGCTCCGGTGTACGGCCACGGTCCGAGCCTCGAGGACTTCAGCGAGATGACCCCGCTGACCGTCGGTTCGCCCCAGCAGGTCATCGACCGCTACGCGTCGATGCGCGACTACTACGGCGACTACCAGCGTCAGCTCTTCCTCGTCGATCACGCCGGGCTGCCGCTCAAGACGGTTCTCGAGCAGCTCGACATCCTCGGCGGCGAGGTCGTGCCGGTGCTCCGCAAGGAGCTCGCGAAGAACCGTCCCGCGGAGGTTCCGGATGCTCCGACCCACGCCAACCTCGTGGCCAAGGCCTACAACGGCGAGGCGCCGCGTGAGGCCCGCCCCAACGCGAACCGCGGTGACAACCTGACCGTCGGATCGCCGTACCAGGACACGCCGGCCCCCGCCGGCGCGTCATTCGGACTCAGCCGGAAGGAGGCGTGA
- a CDS encoding FMN reductase: MTSARRIAVVSAGLSNPSSTRMLADRLSAATVAALAAKGIEAEVDVFELRDYAHDITNNLLTGFAPPALESAVNAVVSADALIAVTPIFSTSYSGLFKSFIDVIDPDALTGKPVLIGANAGTPRHSLAIDYAIRPLFAYLHAEPVSTGVFAASADWGGSGDQVAPLAERIARGAGELADAIARREPETSIDPFDPSSYLGEGRSFGHLLGGLAGE; this comes from the coding sequence ATGACCTCTGCACGCCGTATCGCCGTCGTCTCAGCGGGACTGTCCAACCCCTCGTCGACCCGCATGCTCGCCGACCGCCTGTCGGCCGCGACCGTCGCGGCGCTCGCCGCGAAGGGCATCGAGGCCGAGGTCGACGTGTTCGAGCTGCGCGACTACGCGCACGACATCACGAACAACCTGCTCACCGGGTTCGCGCCGCCGGCGCTCGAGTCCGCGGTCAACGCGGTCGTCTCGGCCGACGCCCTCATCGCCGTGACGCCGATCTTCTCGACGAGCTACTCGGGCCTCTTCAAGTCGTTCATCGACGTGATCGACCCCGACGCGCTCACGGGCAAGCCCGTCCTGATCGGCGCGAACGCGGGCACGCCGCGGCACTCGCTCGCGATCGACTACGCCATCCGCCCGCTGTTCGCCTACCTGCACGCCGAGCCGGTGTCGACGGGTGTCTTCGCGGCGTCGGCGGACTGGGGCGGGTCGGGAGACCAGGTCGCCCCGCTCGCCGAGCGCATCGCGCGCGGGGCCGGCGAGCTGGCCGACGCCATCGCGCGACGCGAGCCGGAGACCTCGATCGATCCCTTCGATCCCTCGAGCTACCTGGGCGAGGGTCGCTCGTTCGGCCACCTGCTCGGCGGCCTCGCGGGCGAGTAG
- a CDS encoding DNA/RNA non-specific endonuclease, with the protein MAEQSDHGDGYDAEFLGIPVPLPTTLGDEEVRVLTYPRFSVTLEPVRRFAVVTGVNIDGSTLHDLERRGRWELDDRVPASEQAGPAVYVDNDLDRGHLVRRRDPGWGTVAQASAATAATFVYTNAAPQAADFNQSKELWLGLEDHVLEYADVTDQRLSVFTAPVLAPDDPPYRRIQIPRRFWKVAAWVPAADGPLAAAGFVLDQSDLIDTSRARAIAPLTGFRTFQVPIADIERLAGVDLGLLVDADVLTTHETARPAAWKPLDAPSQIVLG; encoded by the coding sequence ATGGCGGAGCAAAGCGACCACGGGGACGGCTACGACGCGGAGTTCCTCGGCATCCCGGTGCCGCTTCCGACGACCCTCGGCGACGAGGAGGTGCGCGTGCTCACCTATCCGCGCTTCAGCGTCACCCTCGAGCCGGTGCGCCGATTCGCCGTCGTGACGGGCGTCAACATCGACGGATCCACGCTGCACGATCTCGAGCGCCGCGGTCGGTGGGAGCTCGACGACCGCGTCCCCGCGAGCGAGCAGGCCGGACCGGCCGTCTACGTCGACAACGACCTCGACCGCGGTCACCTCGTGCGACGACGCGATCCGGGCTGGGGCACCGTCGCCCAGGCGAGCGCCGCGACGGCGGCGACCTTCGTCTACACGAACGCCGCACCGCAGGCGGCCGACTTCAACCAGTCGAAGGAGCTGTGGCTCGGACTCGAGGACCACGTGCTCGAGTACGCCGACGTGACCGATCAGCGTCTCTCGGTGTTCACGGCGCCCGTGCTCGCACCGGACGATCCGCCGTACCGCCGCATCCAGATCCCTCGGCGCTTCTGGAAGGTCGCCGCGTGGGTGCCCGCTGCCGACGGACCCCTCGCCGCCGCCGGGTTCGTGCTCGACCAGAGCGACCTCATCGACACGTCGCGGGCGCGCGCGATCGCGCCGCTCACCGGCTTCCGCACCTTCCAGGTGCCGATCGCCGACATCGAGCGGCTCGCCGGCGTCGACCTCGGGCTGCTCGTCGACGCGGACGTGCTCACCACGCACGAGACGGCGCGCCCCGCGGCGTGGAAGCCGCTGGACGCGCCGTCTCAGATCGTGCTGGGCTGA
- a CDS encoding fructosamine kinase family protein: MSVDPVVKTKPGAPAWFFEAEAAGLAWLAEAEASGGARVCRVLDVAPGRISLERIAPGRPDAASAAAFGRALAATHDAGASAFGASPEGWDGPLFIGRLLQPVAHEQTWGAFYARDRVLPFLAPAVAAGNLSERGAESVRDACALIADGAFDDDDPPARLHGDLWNGNVLWSPDGAVLIDPAAHGGHRETDLAMLALFGCPFLEEILRSYDAAHPLRPGWRDRVPVHQLHPLAVHAVGHGPSYGEALADAARRTLALT, from the coding sequence GTGAGCGTCGATCCCGTCGTCAAGACGAAGCCCGGAGCCCCCGCGTGGTTCTTCGAGGCCGAGGCCGCCGGGCTCGCGTGGCTCGCGGAGGCCGAGGCATCCGGAGGCGCCCGCGTCTGCCGGGTGCTCGACGTCGCTCCCGGCCGCATCTCGCTCGAGCGGATCGCGCCCGGGCGCCCCGACGCGGCGTCGGCCGCGGCGTTCGGCCGTGCGCTCGCGGCGACCCACGACGCGGGCGCCTCCGCGTTCGGCGCATCGCCCGAGGGCTGGGACGGTCCGCTCTTCATCGGCCGCCTCCTGCAGCCGGTGGCGCACGAGCAGACGTGGGGCGCCTTCTACGCGCGCGACCGCGTGCTGCCGTTCCTCGCCCCGGCCGTCGCCGCGGGGAACCTGTCCGAGCGCGGCGCCGAGTCGGTGCGGGATGCCTGCGCCCTCATCGCCGACGGCGCCTTCGACGACGACGATCCGCCGGCGCGCCTCCACGGCGACCTGTGGAACGGCAACGTCCTCTGGTCGCCCGACGGCGCTGTCCTCATCGACCCGGCCGCGCACGGCGGGCACCGCGAGACGGACCTCGCGATGCTCGCCCTCTTCGGCTGCCCCTTCCTCGAGGAGATCCTGCGGTCGTACGACGCTGCGCACCCGCTTCGGCCGGGGTGGCGCGACCGTGTGCCCGTGCACCAGCTGCATCCGCTCGCGGTGCACGCCGTCGGGCATGGCCCGTCGTACGGCGAGGCGCTCGCGGACGCGGCGCGCCGCACGCTCGCGCTCACCTGA